The DNA sequence CCGCAGGTCGGCGACCAGCATGGCTTCCATGGCGCGCTGCGACTCCGGCGTGTGCCGGACCCGGGTGCCGGGGCCGATCAGGTTGCGCCACACGGCGTTGCGCTCGTGCCCGCGCCACCCGGACGGGTCACCCAGCAACGCCGCGTACGGCGGGTTCGCGACCAAGAGCGTCCAGGCCGCGTCGTAGACGGCGACGGGTGTCCCGGTGAGCCGGTCGAGCAGGCGCTGGACGCTCGGGGTGAGGTACGCGGGCACGGAGTCGGGGCCGGGTGGCGTGAGCCCGGCCAGGTGGAACAGGTGCTCGCGCTCGGCCCGCGACAGGCGCAGGGCCCGCGCCAGGGTTTCGACGACCTGCGCCGAGGGGTTGGACGCGCGGCCCTGTTCGAGGCGGGTGATGTAGTCGGCGGAGATCCCGGCCAGCAGGGCCAGCTCCTCACGCCGCAGCCCGGCCGCGCGCCGGTGGCCGCCGGAGGGCAGCCCGACGGTGTCCGGCGCGACCCGGTCACGCCAGCGCCGCACCGCTTGCCCGAATTCCGCGTCCGCCATGGGCTCCAGTGTGCGCCGCCGGCGTCGGATGTGCCTGGTACCAGCGGTCCCAGGAAGACCGGACGACTGGTAGCCCGCGCCGGTCCCGGTGAACCTGGATCCCATGACACTCACCGAATCCCCGGTCTGGTTCATCACCGGCTGCTCCACCGGCCTCGGCCGCGCGCTCGCCACCCACGTCCTGGAACGCGGGTGGCGCGCGGCGGTCACCGCCCGCGATCCGCGGACGGTCGCGGACCTCGTCGGCCGCCACGGCGATCGCGCGGTCGCCCTCACCCTCGACGTCACGAACCCCGCGCAGGTCACCGCCGCGGTCCAGCGCGCCGAAGAGACGTTCGGCCGGATCGACGTCCTGGTCAACAACGCCGGTCACGGCTACCTGGCCGCCGTCGAAGAAGGCGACGACGCCGAGGTGCGCGCGCTGTTCGACACCAACGTCTTCGGGCTCGCCGAGGTGACCAAGGCGGTGCTGCCGGGTATGCGGTCCCGTCGCGCGGGGCACGTCGTCAACGTCTCTTCGCTCGGCGGGCTGGCCGGTTTCGGGGCCACGGGCTACTACCACGCGACGAAGTTCGCCGTGGAAGGCTTGTCGGAGTCCCTGGCCGCCGAAGTGGCGCCGCTGGGCATCGGCGTGACCATCGTGGAGCCCGGCGCGTTCCGGACGAACTGGTCCGGCCCGTCGATGAAGCAGTCCCCGATCCGCATCGACGACTACGCCGGGACGGCGGGCAAGCGCCGTGAGGCGACGCTGGCCACGTACGGCAGCCAGCCCGGCGATCCGGCTCGCGCCGCTGAGGCGATCGTCACCGTGCTGGCGGCCGAGGAGCCGCCGTTGCGGCTGCTCCTCGGTACGGCCGCGCTTCAGGTGGCGTACGGCAAACTCGACTCCCTGCGGCGTGACTTCGAGCGGTGGGAGGACGTCAGCCGGAGCACGGAGCTGTGACGTCCTTTGTGGACTCGGCGATCGCCTGGGCGACCACGTCGGGTCGCGAGAGCGGGACGGCGTGGGACGCGTCGACCTCGGTGACCGCCGAGCCCGCGCGGCCGGCCATCCACCGCTGGGTTTCCGTCGGGATCGACCGGTCCGCCGTCGCGATCACGGCCCAGGACGGCAGCGTCCGCCAGGCGGCCGGCCGGTCGAAGCGCTGGGACAGCGCCGTCGGGTCGAAGGGGCGTTGGGCGGCCGCCAGGACCCGCGCCTCGGCCGGCTCGACGTCGGCGGCATAGGCCGGGGCGAACACCTCGGGCCGCAGGTAGGCCTCCTGGCCGCCGGGGTAGTCGCGGAAGAGCAGGTTGCCGGGGCCGAGCAGGCTGCCGGGGAACTTGCCGTTCAGCTCACCCGCCGTCTCGCCGGCGTCCTGCTGGAACGCGGCGACGAACACGAGCGCCCGCACCGCCGGGGTGAGCGCGTCCGGCGCGGAGATGACCGAGCCCGCGTAGGAGTGGCCGGCGACGACCAGCGGGCCGGGCAGCGTCTCGAGGAACCGGCGCAGGTAAGCGATGTCGCCGTCCAGGGTGCGCAGGGGCAGGGCCGGCGCGATCACCTCGTGGCCGTCGGCTTGCAGGGTCGCGCAGACGTGGCGCCACACCGACGCGCCGGTCAGGGCGCCGTGGACGAGAACGATGGTCTTGGTGGTCATGCCGGAAAGTCTGGGCGCTCGCGTCCCCGTCGAGAAGTGGCAGGACTGCCGTCAAACGCTACGATCCTGCCGTGGCCCGTCACCGGATGGTCGTCCTCCTGCTCGACGAAGTGCTCCCGCTGGACTACGCGATCCCGTTGCACGTCTTCGCGCGGGAGGCGCCGGAGGCCTACGACGTCGTGACCGCCTCGGCGGACGGCCGCCCGGTGCCGGTCGCGG is a window from the Amycolatopsis sp. NBC_00355 genome containing:
- a CDS encoding helix-turn-helix transcriptional regulator, encoding MADAEFGQAVRRWRDRVAPDTVGLPSGGHRRAAGLRREELALLAGISADYITRLEQGRASNPSAQVVETLARALRLSRAEREHLFHLAGLTPPGPDSVPAYLTPSVQRLLDRLTGTPVAVYDAAWTLLVANPPYAALLGDPSGWRGHERNAVWRNLIGPGTRVRHTPESQRAMEAMLVADLRAAAGRYPADRGLRRLVAELRAHSDRFGELWDSGAVGHHESARKIVDHPHAGPVTLDCDTLTVAGSDQRVMLYTAEPGTEDAERLALITVLGTQALTG
- a CDS encoding oxidoreductase: MTLTESPVWFITGCSTGLGRALATHVLERGWRAAVTARDPRTVADLVGRHGDRAVALTLDVTNPAQVTAAVQRAEETFGRIDVLVNNAGHGYLAAVEEGDDAEVRALFDTNVFGLAEVTKAVLPGMRSRRAGHVVNVSSLGGLAGFGATGYYHATKFAVEGLSESLAAEVAPLGIGVTIVEPGAFRTNWSGPSMKQSPIRIDDYAGTAGKRREATLATYGSQPGDPARAAEAIVTVLAAEEPPLRLLLGTAALQVAYGKLDSLRRDFERWEDVSRSTEL
- a CDS encoding alpha/beta fold hydrolase — its product is MTTKTIVLVHGALTGASVWRHVCATLQADGHEVIAPALPLRTLDGDIAYLRRFLETLPGPLVVAGHSYAGSVISAPDALTPAVRALVFVAAFQQDAGETAGELNGKFPGSLLGPGNLLFRDYPGGQEAYLRPEVFAPAYAADVEPAEARVLAAAQRPFDPTALSQRFDRPAAWRTLPSWAVIATADRSIPTETQRWMAGRAGSAVTEVDASHAVPLSRPDVVAQAIAESTKDVTAPCSG